From Paenibacillus sp. V4I7, one genomic window encodes:
- a CDS encoding NAD(P)-dependent oxidoreductase yields MKTIGFIGIGMMGIHMATRLHKADYKLTAYDHDNERTKPLADMGVRVVDSIAECVKEQDIIITMLANDEAVTQVLTDDNGVYRHVEQGTMVVDMSTISPSTSRYLAELAEQKGIVKLDAPVSGSTLHAREGNLVFMVGGEQRAYQSLIDIFEILGKNSIYFGEAGKGSEAKIVKKLYIDTIMQGLVESLVLAEAFSLNRELVFQMIQHSPAASPYAEFIK; encoded by the coding sequence ATGAAGACAATCGGCTTTATCGGTATTGGAATGATGGGAATACACATGGCGACCCGGTTGCATAAAGCAGACTATAAGTTAACCGCATATGATCATGATAACGAACGAACAAAGCCTCTTGCTGATATGGGCGTTCGAGTAGTTGATTCAATAGCTGAATGTGTAAAAGAACAGGATATTATTATAACGATGCTAGCGAATGATGAGGCTGTTACACAAGTTTTAACAGACGATAATGGTGTTTATCGTCATGTGGAGCAGGGCACAATGGTCGTTGATATGAGCACAATTTCACCGTCTACTTCCAGATATTTAGCTGAATTGGCTGAACAGAAAGGAATTGTTAAACTTGATGCCCCTGTCTCGGGAAGTACCCTTCATGCCAGAGAAGGAAACTTAGTCTTTATGGTTGGGGGAGAACAGAGAGCCTATCAAAGCTTGATCGATATTTTTGAAATATTGGGCAAAAACAGCATTTACTTTGGAGAGGCCGGAAAGGGATCGGAAGCAAAGATAGTAAAAAAACTTTACATTGATACGATAATGCAAGGACTCGTTGAATCCCTTGTTTTGGCCGAAGCATTTTCACTTAATCGAGAGCTTGTATTTCAAATGATTCAACATTCTCCTGCCGCGTCTCCCTATGCCGAATTTATTAAGTAG
- a CDS encoding DUF6326 family protein yields the protein MNTQNKAQNALEDIKVSSKLKIATLWASFMFLYIYVDYFALYMPGKIEGILAGKIFIFDISYVFLLIALISVTIPALMIFLSVALPAKVSRWANIIIAAVYIPYTLFNLTGEAWVHMVFGAVVEVALLCLIIWYAWKWPSSLR from the coding sequence ATGAATACACAAAATAAAGCACAAAATGCACTGGAAGACATCAAAGTCAGTTCGAAACTGAAGATTGCTACGCTGTGGGCGAGTTTTATGTTTCTCTATATTTATGTTGATTATTTCGCCTTATATATGCCGGGCAAAATAGAAGGTATTCTGGCAGGAAAAATATTTATATTTGACATTTCATATGTATTTCTATTGATAGCACTGATTTCGGTAACAATTCCAGCTCTTATGATTTTCCTTTCTGTTGCCCTGCCGGCAAAAGTAAGTCGCTGGGCAAATATCATTATTGCCGCGGTGTATATTCCCTATACATTGTTTAATTTGACAGGAGAGGCTTGGGTGCACATGGTGTTTGGCGCTGTTGTAGAAGTCGCTCTTCTTTGTCTAATTATCTGGTATGCATGGAAATGGCCTTCTTCGTTACGGTAA
- a CDS encoding SGNH/GDSL hydrolase family protein, protein MNAGRILFQGDSITDGARGRNDDLNHILGHGYPYLIASKLGNELAEKQPLFINRGISGNRVSDLYARWNEDAFSLSPDVISILIGVNDAGRIVNGDPGGATDRFERSYRHLLGETKEVLPAARLILCEPFILKTGGTVEKWEAWQERIAHYQDTVRTLANEFQAVFVPLQAVLYDACKRADASYWLWDGVHPTAAGHDLIARQWLSVVQSRI, encoded by the coding sequence ATGAATGCAGGAAGGATATTGTTTCAAGGTGATTCGATTACAGATGGGGCAAGAGGACGCAATGATGATCTCAATCATATATTGGGGCATGGTTACCCATATCTTATCGCAAGCAAGCTTGGAAATGAACTGGCGGAGAAACAGCCGCTTTTTATTAACCGGGGTATCAGCGGGAACCGGGTATCGGATTTGTATGCACGTTGGAATGAGGACGCATTCAGTCTTAGTCCCGATGTGATCAGTATACTGATCGGGGTCAATGATGCAGGAAGGATCGTAAATGGCGACCCCGGCGGTGCGACTGATCGATTTGAGCGTTCTTACCGTCACCTGCTGGGGGAAACGAAAGAGGTTCTTCCAGCCGCCCGCCTCATATTGTGTGAGCCGTTCATACTCAAAACCGGCGGAACCGTGGAAAAATGGGAAGCTTGGCAGGAACGGATCGCCCATTATCAGGACACCGTCCGGACACTCGCCAACGAATTTCAAGCAGTCTTTGTTCCGCTACAAGCTGTACTATACGATGCCTGCAAGAGAGCTGATGCATCGTACTGGCTCTGGGATGGAGTGCACCCGACGGCGGCGGGACACGATCTGATCGCACGGCAGTGGCTATCCGTCGTGCAGAGCAGGATTTAG
- a CDS encoding amidase family protein yields the protein MSINLQYWIQEADLVSMQKAMTSGECTSEALVLAYIERINSYNPLINAILEINPDALEIARNLDLERNTTGSRGPLHGIPILLKDNIDTHDRMHTSAGSIALAESFAHEDSFIAAKLRAAGAVLLGKANMTEWSNFMSNRMPAGYSSRGGYVLNPYGPGKLFVSGSSSGSAAAVAANLAAAAFGTETAGSIIGPASQHFLVGIKPTVGLASRSGIIPISISQDTPGPISRTVTDAATLLGAIVGIDENDKATWTSPHRTFHDYTTYLDRDFLRKARVGIPRHYYRSLDEERLSIMESAIDVLREQGATVIDPVNLHLEQHPWNNDVICYEFKTGLNRYLSKLNSDIPVHSLQELIAYNQKHAASALKFGQDNLIRSEQNALNETTYQLKRQEYNHPAVTQGIDYTLDQHGLDALMLPGDIDGMYIAARLGYPLITVPAGYSEKGTIDADGDSTQGPFGVVFSGRAFSEPTLISIAYSFEQATLFRRPPDLGELM from the coding sequence ATGAGCATCAACTTACAATATTGGATTCAGGAAGCCGATTTGGTGAGCATGCAAAAGGCAATGACTTCGGGTGAATGTACATCTGAAGCCCTCGTTCTTGCATATATCGAACGCATTAATAGTTATAATCCTTTGATTAATGCCATATTAGAGATTAATCCAGATGCGCTTGAAATCGCAAGGAATCTTGACCTTGAGCGAAATACAACAGGTAGTAGGGGGCCGCTGCACGGAATTCCAATCCTGCTCAAGGATAACATCGATACGCACGACCGGATGCATACGAGCGCTGGTTCAATCGCATTGGCTGAGTCGTTTGCTCATGAAGATTCGTTCATAGCCGCAAAGCTCCGCGCTGCCGGTGCAGTTCTTCTAGGTAAGGCAAATATGACCGAGTGGTCGAATTTTATGTCCAACCGTATGCCAGCTGGATACAGTTCCAGAGGCGGATATGTATTGAATCCATATGGACCTGGCAAGCTCTTCGTGAGCGGGTCAAGTTCAGGATCGGCTGCAGCCGTAGCGGCAAACCTGGCAGCAGCAGCGTTCGGAACAGAAACCGCAGGTTCGATTATTGGGCCGGCCAGCCAACATTTTCTTGTCGGAATAAAGCCTACTGTAGGGCTTGCGAGCCGCAGCGGTATTATCCCGATCTCCATAAGTCAGGATACACCAGGACCAATTTCCAGAACAGTCACTGATGCAGCGACTCTACTCGGGGCAATCGTCGGGATTGATGAAAACGACAAGGCAACATGGACTAGCCCGCATCGTACTTTTCATGACTACACAACTTATCTTGATCGAGACTTTCTGCGTAAAGCTCGTGTTGGGATTCCCAGACATTACTATCGGTCATTGGATGAAGAAAGACTTTCCATCATGGAATCCGCCATCGATGTTCTGCGTGAGCAAGGTGCTACAGTTATCGATCCTGTGAACCTCCATTTGGAACAGCATCCATGGAACAATGATGTTATCTGCTACGAATTCAAAACAGGCCTGAATCGCTATTTGTCGAAGTTGAACTCGGATATACCCGTACATTCGCTTCAAGAACTGATTGCTTATAATCAGAAGCACGCTGCTTCCGCATTGAAGTTTGGCCAAGACAATCTGATTCGCTCGGAACAAAATGCGCTAAACGAGACAACCTATCAACTTAAACGTCAAGAATATAACCATCCGGCTGTAACGCAAGGGATTGACTATACACTCGATCAACACGGCTTAGATGCATTAATGTTACCCGGTGACATTGATGGCATGTACATTGCTGCCCGGTTAGGGTATCCCCTTATTACGGTGCCCGCCGGTTATTCAGAAAAAGGAACAATTGATGCGGATGGCGATTCGACACAGGGTCCATTTGGTGTTGTCTTTTCCGGGAGGGCCTTCAGTGAGCCCACGCTAATCAGCATCGCCTATAGTTTTGAGCAGGCAACACTTTTCCGTCGACCGCCAGATCTAGGCGAATTGATGTAA
- a CDS encoding DUF3221 domain-containing protein, giving the protein MKKLVLGVALTLAVCAFSGCSASSEAEKGNYIIAKEEQRILVAKQISKKDAESKTFATFKKSNIELVYYIVEDSQLYNELRVCEKVNVTPKTNDKGEYIVMQSDPPQIVAGEIERQKD; this is encoded by the coding sequence TTGAAAAAGTTAGTTTTAGGCGTAGCCTTAACACTTGCCGTATGTGCATTTAGTGGTTGTAGTGCTTCGTCTGAAGCTGAAAAGGGGAATTACATTATCGCAAAGGAAGAGCAAAGAATCTTAGTGGCGAAGCAAATTTCTAAAAAGGATGCAGAAAGTAAGACCTTTGCTACCTTCAAAAAGAGTAATATCGAATTAGTCTATTATATTGTAGAAGATTCCCAACTCTACAACGAGCTTAGGGTATGTGAAAAAGTTAATGTAACTCCTAAAACAAATGACAAAGGCGAATATATTGTAATGCAATCCGATCCCCCTCAAATTGTAGCTGGTGAGATAGAAAGACAAAAGGATTGA
- a CDS encoding peroxiredoxin, producing the protein MTQLTVQPSPSFAKIGLPAPSFSLLSTKNMETLEEKITLEDYRGKWLVFFFWPFDFTFVCPTEITAFSDNYEQFLELDCEIVGASVDSVYTHRAWTQTPRDQSGIGPVKFPLVSDFSKETARAYGVLDDESGAAHRGLFIIDPEGVLRYQVVTDMNVGRSVDETLRVLQALQAGGLCPANWKPGDKTL; encoded by the coding sequence ATGACACAATTAACCGTACAACCCTCACCTTCTTTTGCTAAAATAGGGCTTCCTGCGCCTTCATTCTCATTGCTATCGACGAAGAATATGGAAACCTTAGAAGAGAAAATAACGCTTGAAGATTATAGAGGAAAATGGCTTGTTTTCTTCTTCTGGCCATTCGACTTTACATTCGTGTGTCCAACCGAAATCACTGCTTTCAGTGACAATTACGAGCAGTTCCTTGAACTGGATTGTGAAATAGTTGGGGCTTCTGTCGACAGTGTGTATACACATAGAGCTTGGACTCAAACGCCGCGCGACCAAAGCGGTATCGGTCCTGTGAAGTTTCCGCTGGTCAGTGATTTCTCCAAAGAAACAGCACGCGCATATGGCGTGTTAGACGATGAAAGCGGCGCTGCGCATCGCGGATTGTTCATTATCGATCCAGAAGGCGTGCTGCGCTACCAAGTGGTCACGGATATGAATGTTGGGCGCTCTGTAGATGAGACGCTGCGTGTGCTTCAAGCGCTTCAAGCTGGTGGACTTTGTCCAGCGAATTGGAAACCAGGCGATAAAACACTATAA
- a CDS encoding glutaredoxin family protein produces the protein MSNVIVYSSTNCPYCQQLKKYLTEQNVSYEERNIDLNDQFGQELHDLGLMSLPVTVIGEHKILGLNVTKLKKALAEIAS, from the coding sequence ATGTCTAATGTCATTGTTTATTCAAGTACAAATTGCCCTTACTGCCAACAGTTGAAAAAATATTTAACGGAACAAAATGTCTCCTACGAAGAAAGAAACATTGATCTGAATGATCAATTCGGACAAGAGCTTCACGATTTAGGCTTGATGTCTTTGCCTGTGACAGTCATTGGCGAACACAAAATTTTGGGTCTCAACGTTACCAAACTTAAAAAAGCTTTGGCCGAAATCGCAAGCTAA
- a CDS encoding GNAT family N-acetyltransferase: protein MIETKRLIIREMVQSDYDALCGILCDEEVMRAAYESAFNLEEAQNWLNRHLKRYEEYGFGLWAVVLKETNEMIGQCGLTMQGWREKEILEIGFLFQKAYWHKGYATEAAIACKEYAFSVLNANRVYSIIRDTNIASQKVAVRNGMNIIDKDTKNFRNIDMEFFLYSVERTK from the coding sequence TTGATAGAAACAAAACGTCTTATAATTAGAGAAATGGTGCAGTCCGATTATGATGCATTGTGCGGAATATTGTGTGATGAGGAAGTAATGCGTGCTGCTTATGAAAGTGCATTCAACTTAGAAGAAGCACAAAATTGGCTTAACAGACATCTTAAAAGATATGAAGAGTATGGTTTTGGACTTTGGGCTGTTGTATTAAAAGAAACAAACGAAATGATTGGTCAATGTGGCTTGACAATGCAAGGCTGGAGAGAAAAAGAAATTTTGGAAATAGGATTTTTGTTTCAAAAAGCGTATTGGCACAAAGGTTACGCAACAGAAGCGGCAATTGCTTGCAAGGAATACGCTTTCTCAGTTCTTAATGCAAATAGGGTTTATTCTATTATTAGGGACACAAATATAGCCTCTCAAAAAGTTGCTGTTCGAAACGGTATGAATATTATTGATAAAGATACTAAGAATTTTAGGAATATAGATATGGAATTTTTTCTGTATTCTGTAGAGCGAACAAAATGA
- a CDS encoding reverse transcriptase domain-containing protein, whose product MQTLRNWEYYGMTESFTDLHARATNKETFSHLYEIVTSRENILLAYRTMKSNKGSKTPGTDGLTIKDIEQRPEYELVSEIQNRLENCHPEKVRRKLIEKDNGKMRPLGIPCILDRIIQQCFKQVLEPIAEAHFYNHSYGFRPLRSTHHAMARVQFLLNQASMHYVVDIDILGFFGAPR is encoded by the coding sequence GTGCAAACTTTACGAAATTGGGAGTATTACGGCATGACGGAATCTTTTACGGATTTGCACGCAAGAGCGACAAACAAGGAGACTTTCTCACATCTCTACGAGATCGTCACATCCAGAGAAAATATATTGCTGGCATACCGTACGATGAAGTCCAATAAAGGATCAAAGACACCAGGAACAGATGGATTGACCATCAAAGACATCGAACAACGACCCGAATACGAATTAGTGAGTGAAATCCAAAACAGACTTGAAAATTGCCACCCTGAGAAGGTCAGACGGAAGCTTATCGAAAAAGACAACGGCAAAATGAGACCACTTGGCATCCCGTGTATCCTCGACCGGATCATTCAACAGTGCTTCAAACAAGTCCTTGAGCCCATAGCAGAAGCCCATTTTTACAACCATAGCTACGGGTTCAGACCCCTTCGATCTACACATCATGCCATGGCAAGAGTCCAGTTTCTTCTCAATCAAGCGTCGATGCATTATGTAGTCGACATCGACATATTGGGTTTCTTCGGTGCGCCTAGGTAA
- a CDS encoding NAD(P)/FAD-dependent oxidoreductase, with protein sequence MYDVIIIGAGPAGASAAIYTARGNLKTLVIDKAPNTGALAITHKIANYPGVIGELSGKDLLDTMREQAKCFGAEFIQTTITAVDVEGDTKYVFTADGIYEGKSIVIATGSKGRNRMLPGEESLLGRGVSTCATCDGAFFDGKTVAVIGDSEEALEEAQALSKFTDKIYFIVPRPELQGVHHVPVLPGTDFLYKAKPLEVLGDKHVEGLRIRTSSGAEEVLHVDGVFVFLSGSKPGTDFLQDQVPLDADGFMILDSSMQSPIAGVFGAGEVRRTPVKQAVVAAADGAIAAMAVDKFINKRAQLIPQYK encoded by the coding sequence ATGTATGATGTCATTATTATTGGAGCTGGACCGGCGGGAGCTTCAGCTGCTATCTATACAGCAAGAGGAAATCTGAAGACACTCGTTATTGACAAGGCACCGAATACAGGAGCTTTGGCCATCACTCACAAAATTGCGAATTATCCGGGTGTAATTGGAGAGCTATCAGGTAAAGATTTGCTCGATACGATGCGGGAGCAAGCCAAATGTTTTGGGGCGGAGTTCATCCAAACAACGATTACAGCTGTAGATGTGGAAGGCGATACGAAGTATGTATTTACGGCTGACGGTATCTATGAAGGTAAGTCAATCGTAATCGCGACGGGTTCCAAAGGACGCAACCGTATGCTGCCTGGGGAAGAAAGCTTGTTAGGCCGTGGCGTTAGTACATGTGCAACGTGTGATGGAGCCTTTTTCGATGGCAAAACGGTTGCTGTCATTGGTGATTCAGAGGAAGCCTTGGAAGAAGCACAAGCGTTAAGTAAATTTACCGATAAAATATATTTCATAGTTCCACGACCTGAACTGCAGGGTGTTCATCACGTTCCAGTATTGCCGGGCACTGACTTTCTCTACAAAGCCAAACCGCTTGAAGTGCTTGGAGACAAGCATGTAGAGGGACTTCGAATACGTACGAGTTCTGGTGCAGAGGAAGTACTCCATGTGGATGGTGTGTTTGTCTTCCTATCCGGCAGTAAGCCTGGCACAGATTTCCTACAGGATCAGGTTCCGCTGGACGCGGATGGTTTTATGATTCTGGATAGCTCGATGCAATCACCTATTGCAGGTGTATTCGGGGCTGGAGAAGTTAGACGCACACCAGTGAAGCAAGCGGTAGTTGCAGCTGCTGATGGAGCCATCGCAGCCATGGCGGTCGATAAATTTATTAATAAGCGGGCTCAGCTGATTCCGCAATACAAATAA
- a CDS encoding zinc-binding dehydrogenase: MVRAIISDPLVAGRFTIREVEMATPAPSEAIVQVKAVSLNRGEVRDALNGEIATKPGWDFAGVVLKSAEDGTGPKKGSRVVGLIPMGAWAEQVAARTSWLSEIPETVTFAQAATLPVAGLSAMYALRKGGLLLQKRVLITGSTGGVGLFAHQLATLAGAYVVGTARTEKKAELVRSAGASEVLVGESYSAASQLGPFHLILDTVGGDILAGLLSQLVSGGICVTMGYSNSPYASIDVRDLIHTGGTTLYGLFLLEELNRYSGADDLRLLAQLVADERLHPRIEVEASWKEIQSIATQLMERQYTGKAVLHIDE, from the coding sequence ATGGTACGTGCTATTATATCTGACCCACTTGTTGCTGGACGATTTACCATTAGGGAAGTAGAGATGGCGACACCGGCCCCATCAGAAGCAATCGTTCAGGTTAAAGCCGTGTCCCTAAACCGCGGAGAAGTAAGAGACGCGCTAAATGGGGAAATTGCTACAAAACCCGGTTGGGATTTTGCCGGAGTTGTATTGAAGTCTGCGGAAGACGGAACCGGTCCGAAAAAGGGAAGTCGAGTGGTCGGTCTGATCCCTATGGGTGCCTGGGCCGAACAGGTTGCGGCCAGAACTTCTTGGTTAAGCGAAATTCCAGAAACGGTTACATTTGCACAAGCAGCCACATTGCCGGTTGCGGGATTGAGTGCGATGTATGCTCTCCGTAAAGGGGGACTTCTGCTGCAAAAGCGGGTTTTGATTACAGGGTCGACCGGTGGCGTCGGTTTGTTCGCTCATCAGCTCGCTACACTGGCGGGAGCATATGTTGTCGGAACGGCCAGAACGGAGAAGAAGGCTGAATTGGTTCGTAGTGCCGGAGCGAGCGAAGTGCTTGTGGGAGAATCCTATTCTGCAGCAAGCCAGCTCGGGCCATTTCACCTGATCTTAGATACGGTGGGAGGAGATATCCTGGCGGGTCTTCTTTCGCAGCTGGTATCCGGAGGAATCTGCGTGACGATGGGGTATTCCAACTCTCCATACGCTTCCATTGATGTTAGAGATTTAATCCATACGGGAGGAACTACTTTGTATGGGCTGTTCCTATTGGAGGAGTTAAACCGCTATTCGGGAGCCGATGATTTGCGTCTTCTTGCACAGTTGGTCGCAGACGAAAGGCTTCATCCCCGAATTGAAGTGGAAGCATCCTGGAAAGAGATTCAATCGATAGCCACCCAGTTGATGGAACGGCAGTATACCGGAAAGGCAGTTCTGCATATAGACGAGTAA
- a CDS encoding aldo/keto reductase, which translates to MKYRKLGNSGVLVSELCLGTMLFGSSTDAEESTRMVHRFLDAGGNFIDTADIYTEGVSEEIVGKAIGERRSEVILATKAGISVGPHPNDRGNSRKHIMDGVDASLRRLNTDYIDLFYLHVWDDLTPIEETLRALDDLVSSGKVRYIGCCNFLAWQLMKSLAYSDAKDYARFVAIQQQYSLVSRDADREHMSLCLEENVGIIPWGPLGGGLLTGKYNNMEKPDFGRFSLGLKGEFDYNNKFTPKNFEIVNAVKEMVQQTEKTSSQVALNWLLGKKGITSPIIGASSIAQFEDNMGAVGWSLTTEQWEQLDSVSSLPSEYPARMQERFRRTL; encoded by the coding sequence ATGAAATACCGGAAATTAGGAAACAGTGGAGTACTCGTATCTGAGCTGTGCTTAGGCACGATGTTGTTTGGAAGTTCGACCGATGCGGAGGAATCGACGCGAATGGTGCACCGTTTTCTGGATGCCGGCGGGAATTTTATAGATACGGCTGATATTTATACCGAAGGGGTCTCCGAGGAGATCGTCGGGAAGGCGATTGGCGAGCGCAGATCGGAGGTCATTTTGGCTACGAAGGCTGGCATAAGCGTTGGTCCGCATCCGAATGATAGAGGCAATTCCAGAAAGCATATTATGGATGGTGTTGATGCCAGTCTTCGCCGTTTGAATACAGACTATATCGACTTGTTCTATCTGCATGTATGGGATGATCTAACGCCGATTGAAGAAACCTTAAGAGCGCTTGACGACCTGGTCTCATCCGGAAAAGTCCGCTATATCGGCTGTTGCAATTTTCTCGCATGGCAGCTGATGAAGTCACTGGCCTATAGCGATGCCAAGGACTATGCCCGTTTTGTCGCGATTCAGCAGCAGTACAGCTTGGTAAGCCGTGATGCGGATCGCGAGCACATGTCTTTATGTCTGGAGGAGAATGTCGGCATCATCCCATGGGGACCGCTTGGGGGAGGCTTGTTAACCGGCAAATACAACAATATGGAAAAGCCGGACTTCGGCCGATTCTCCTTGGGGCTAAAGGGCGAGTTCGATTACAATAACAAGTTCACACCGAAAAACTTCGAAATTGTGAATGCGGTTAAAGAAATGGTGCAGCAAACCGAGAAGACGTCTTCCCAGGTTGCATTGAATTGGTTATTGGGCAAAAAGGGCATCACGTCCCCGATCATTGGCGCCAGCAGCATCGCGCAATTCGAAGATAACATGGGTGCGGTCGGTTGGTCGCTTACCACCGAGCAGTGGGAGCAATTGGATAGCGTCAGCAGTCTGCCAAGCGAGTATCCGGCACGGATGCAAGAGAGATTCAGACGTACTCTGTAA
- a CDS encoding 2-phosphosulfolactate phosphatase gives MDNNTCHNDDVFNQGQYYVRFEWGAEGVKRLAPISSVVVIIDVLSFTTCVEVAVSRESLVYPYRYKDESAIKFAQSVSAILAEKRGKTPSLSPESLLSLPPQSRIVLPSPNGSTCTVVANESNAFTIAGCLRNAFAVSDFIKRHYPGDVISVIACGEQWENGMLRPAIEDLIAAGAILSQFDQSSLSPEAKIAVSAFIHAEHDIKTILKECSSGRELIEKGFPEDVIIASELNVSQVVPVFHNGAYVQPFLLNR, from the coding sequence ATGGATAATAATACTTGCCACAACGACGATGTTTTTAATCAAGGTCAATACTATGTTCGATTTGAATGGGGAGCAGAAGGGGTAAAACGACTAGCTCCAATTTCAAGTGTTGTGGTCATAATTGATGTTTTATCGTTTACAACATGTGTTGAAGTTGCAGTTTCAAGAGAATCTTTGGTTTATCCATATCGATACAAAGATGAGTCCGCCATAAAATTTGCTCAGTCTGTTAGTGCTATTTTGGCTGAAAAACGTGGCAAGACTCCATCACTATCTCCAGAATCGTTACTATCCTTGCCACCTCAATCACGAATCGTATTACCTTCCCCGAATGGTTCAACGTGCACCGTCGTCGCTAATGAGTCTAATGCGTTTACGATTGCTGGGTGTTTACGGAACGCATTTGCTGTTTCAGATTTTATTAAGAGGCATTATCCAGGTGATGTGATAAGTGTAATTGCATGTGGTGAACAGTGGGAAAATGGTATGTTGCGTCCAGCTATCGAGGATTTAATTGCGGCTGGTGCAATTCTTAGTCAGTTTGACCAATCGAGTCTTTCGCCAGAAGCCAAAATTGCTGTTAGTGCCTTTATACATGCAGAACATGACATAAAAACGATTTTGAAGGAATGTTCGTCTGGTCGTGAGCTAATAGAAAAGGGCTTTCCAGAGGATGTTATTATTGCAAGTGAACTGAATGTTAGCCAAGTGGTTCCCGTATTCCATAACGGAGCTTATGTACAACCATTTTTGTTAAATCGCTAA
- a CDS encoding IS110 family transposase produces the protein MKSNPIKSQNQRVERISTTTLVIGIDIAKEKHAAQAINFRGIVLTKRPILFSNDLAGFEHLEDSIRKLQKMHGMNDLVVGMESTGHYWFNLANWLVDQGIDVALVNPMTTKRNKENRDNSPSKNDPKDALVIADAVSRGFYTAFAPKDEAFRRIRVMVTNREHWVVKSGRIKNRIHRWLDIRFPEYRQAFDDIFSDRSLATLRRFPAPSDLLQLTPEQMVQIWGEYMARPGGVRGTNKALELQSLARHSVGDTTALEEDKWELRHLIEEYERIRRIIDEADEMIEKILPEIPCSDLVRSVGTSVPATAAILAFGGDLRKLSHGNQLLRKAGLNLAERSSGKYKGQIKLTKRGNSLLRKHLYFTVFHLLSFNEAFQAMHTHNTEVKRMTKMQSMMKLIGKLARMLVAMAREGQSFSMDKAQLPLSA, from the coding sequence ATGAAGTCTAATCCAATTAAGTCTCAAAATCAACGCGTAGAACGAATCTCCACTACCACTCTGGTCATAGGCATCGACATTGCCAAAGAGAAGCACGCTGCACAAGCCATTAATTTTCGAGGTATTGTCCTCACCAAGCGCCCTATTCTATTTTCGAATGACCTAGCTGGCTTTGAGCATCTAGAAGACAGTATTCGGAAATTACAGAAGATGCACGGCATGAATGACTTGGTTGTGGGAATGGAGAGCACCGGTCACTACTGGTTCAATCTTGCCAACTGGTTGGTGGATCAAGGAATTGATGTGGCTCTTGTCAATCCAATGACAACCAAACGCAATAAGGAAAACAGAGATAACTCACCTTCCAAGAACGACCCAAAGGATGCTCTGGTCATCGCCGATGCGGTGAGTCGTGGGTTCTACACAGCCTTCGCTCCAAAGGATGAAGCATTCCGCCGTATACGGGTTATGGTTACAAACAGAGAGCACTGGGTTGTTAAATCAGGACGGATTAAGAATAGAATCCACCGCTGGCTCGATATCCGTTTTCCAGAATACAGACAAGCATTTGATGATATTTTTAGCGATCGTTCCTTGGCCACTTTGCGCCGGTTCCCAGCCCCTTCTGACCTATTGCAGCTAACTCCGGAGCAAATGGTACAGATCTGGGGTGAGTATATGGCCAGACCTGGCGGGGTGCGAGGTACGAACAAGGCTTTGGAACTTCAATCACTCGCTAGACATAGCGTGGGAGACACTACTGCCCTTGAAGAAGACAAATGGGAGCTGAGGCACCTCATCGAAGAGTATGAAAGGATCCGCCGAATTATTGACGAAGCGGACGAGATGATTGAAAAGATACTGCCTGAAATTCCTTGTTCTGATCTCGTTCGATCTGTCGGTACTTCCGTTCCTGCAACGGCTGCCATATTGGCATTTGGCGGGGACTTACGTAAGCTGTCTCACGGAAATCAATTATTGCGCAAGGCAGGATTGAACTTAGCAGAACGAAGTTCAGGCAAGTATAAGGGGCAAATCAAGCTCACCAAACGAGGCAACTCGCTACTGCGCAAGCATCTCTACTTCACTGTGTTTCACCTGTTATCTTTCAATGAAGCGTTCCAAGCCATGCATACGCATAATACCGAAGTGAAACGAATGACGAAAATGCAGTCCATGATGAAGCTGATTGGGAAACTAGCCCGTATGCTTGTAGCCATGGCAAGAGAAGGACAATCATTCTCCATGGATAAGGCCCAGCTACCATTATCTGCATAA